From Syngnathus scovelli strain Florida chromosome 14, RoL_Ssco_1.2, whole genome shotgun sequence, one genomic window encodes:
- the LOC125981359 gene encoding janus kinase and microtubule-interacting protein 3-like, protein MGHYQSRVADLESAQKQQGQNVKWVEEKQLLRQSNQQLAEKVRRMEAEEARLKEHIQDIRDQNELLEFRILELEEREWRSPVLKFLQVRFPDGLSPLQIYCEADGVSDIVISDLMKKLDILGDNA, encoded by the exons atgggtcactatcaaagcagagtagcagatctggagtcagcgcagaagcaacaaggacag aatgtcaagtgggtggaggagaagcagctgctgcgtcagagcaatcagcagttggccgaaaag gtcaggcggatggaggcggaagaagcgcgtctgaaagagcacatccaggatatccgagaccaaaacgaactgcttgagttccgcatcctggagctggag gagagggagtggcgctcccccgtcttgaagtttctgcaagtccgtttcccagacggcctcagccctttgcagatctactgcgaggccgacggcgtgagc gacatcgtcatcagtgatctgatgaagaagctggacatcctgggcgataacgcc